From a region of the Flavobacterium sediminilitoris genome:
- a CDS encoding DUF6702 family protein, with protein MKNKIKIISFLFLFLIVSSFTIHKFYVSVTQIDYVDKKGRVEITSRIFIDDLNKALEKRYNKKIYLASNREIEGAENFVEKYLNEKIRININNKLSEIHFLGTEIDNDVLICYLKVNFSEKITTFEIENSVLTEIFKEQQNLLHTDINNKKSSFLLTNTDQTALLKF; from the coding sequence ATGAAAAATAAGATTAAAATAATATCCTTTTTATTTCTGTTCCTTATTGTAAGTTCTTTTACAATACATAAGTTTTATGTCTCTGTAACTCAAATTGATTATGTAGACAAAAAAGGTAGAGTAGAAATAACATCAAGAATTTTTATTGATGATTTAAATAAAGCTTTAGAAAAGAGATATAATAAAAAAATTTATTTGGCATCAAATAGAGAAATTGAAGGTGCTGAAAATTTTGTTGAGAAATATTTAAATGAAAAAATAAGGATAAATATTAATAACAAGCTAAGTGAAATTCATTTTTTAGGAACTGAAATTGATAATGATGTGTTAATTTGTTACTTAAAAGTGAATTTTTCTGAAAAAATTACTACTTTCGAAATCGAAAATTCAGTTTTGACTGAAATTTTTAAAGAACAACAAAATTTGTTACATACAGATATAAATAATAAAAAAAGTAGTTTTTTGTTAACCAATACTGACCAAACTGCTTTGTTAAAATTTTGA
- a CDS encoding M1 family metallopeptidase, whose amino-acid sequence MKNRILFSSILVLITSFFAIAQEVKTEDKGREPGHYNENKFRQMYDLMATPNMFRTASGAPGPAYYQQRADYKMNLELDDKNKKLLGSETITYYNNSPEPLEYLWVQLDQNVRSADSKSPLVDNERVDPGLAPDKFAKKFMEEPFQGGFHIEYVKDKSGKDISYTINQTMMRINLAKPLQSKGKFTFSIKWWYNINNYQVDGGRSGYEEFEDGNRLYVIAQFYPRMAVYSDVEGWQNMQFWGRGEFALTFGNYDVNITVPSDHILEATGAHQNRKDVFTAEQMKRWELAENTFDKPVLIVTQEEAEKAEKGFSDKKSTWKFKAENVRDFGFSSSRKFMLDAMAVQLEKNKPMAISIYPKEANPLWGEYSTRAVAQTLKTYSRHTFDYPYPKAVSVSAQDQGMEYPMICWNFGRPDKDGKYSDRVKYGMLGVIIHEVGHNFFPMIVNSDERQWTWMDEGLNTFLEYLTELEFDPNFPTDRGPADKIVPYMKGNQKYLEPIMSNSENIYNFGANAYGKPATGLNILRETIMGRELFDHAFKTYAQRWKFKHPTPEDFFRTMEDASAVDLDWFWRGWFYSTDYVDIGIKEVKQYYVSSEPTEEMKNFVARRGRSLRDIGPFIYLVDETHKEFNPKTKKAFEVKDVQVLEDYVSKNYTSEEKAALKNPKYFYEVEFEKPGGLMMPIIVELQYEDGTKEDCKFPVQIWRKNNDTAKRVFATNKKIVKIQLDPKLETADIDTVNNVWPSEAVISKFDELDKK is encoded by the coding sequence ATGAAAAATAGAATTTTATTTTCTTCGATTTTGGTTTTAATTACTTCTTTTTTTGCGATAGCTCAGGAAGTGAAAACCGAAGATAAAGGAAGAGAGCCAGGTCATTATAACGAAAATAAATTTCGTCAAATGTATGACTTAATGGCTACGCCAAATATGTTTAGAACAGCTTCGGGAGCGCCTGGTCCAGCGTATTATCAACAAAGAGCTGATTATAAAATGAACCTTGAGCTAGATGATAAAAATAAAAAACTATTAGGTTCGGAAACGATTACATATTATAATAATTCACCAGAACCATTAGAATACTTATGGGTGCAACTGGATCAGAATGTTCGTTCAGCAGATTCAAAATCACCATTAGTGGATAATGAAAGAGTTGATCCAGGATTAGCTCCAGATAAATTTGCTAAAAAATTCATGGAAGAGCCTTTTCAAGGAGGATTTCATATAGAATATGTAAAAGACAAATCAGGTAAAGACATAAGTTACACCATCAATCAAACAATGATGCGTATAAACCTTGCAAAACCTTTACAATCAAAAGGCAAATTTACTTTTTCAATTAAATGGTGGTATAATATTAATAATTATCAAGTTGATGGAGGTCGTTCAGGTTACGAAGAGTTTGAAGATGGAAATCGTTTATATGTAATTGCTCAGTTTTATCCTAGAATGGCGGTTTATAGCGATGTTGAAGGTTGGCAGAATATGCAATTTTGGGGAAGAGGAGAATTTGCTCTAACTTTTGGAAATTACGATGTAAACATTACTGTGCCTTCTGATCACATATTAGAAGCAACTGGAGCACATCAAAATAGAAAAGATGTGTTTACTGCAGAACAAATGAAAAGATGGGAATTAGCAGAAAACACTTTCGATAAACCAGTTTTAATTGTAACTCAAGAAGAAGCTGAAAAAGCTGAAAAAGGATTTTCTGATAAAAAGAGTACTTGGAAATTTAAAGCTGAAAATGTTCGTGATTTCGGATTTTCATCATCTAGGAAATTTATGTTAGACGCAATGGCTGTTCAGTTGGAAAAAAATAAACCAATGGCTATTTCAATTTACCCGAAAGAGGCTAATCCACTTTGGGGAGAATATTCTACAAGAGCGGTTGCACAAACTTTAAAAACATATTCAAGACATACATTTGATTATCCATATCCAAAAGCAGTTTCTGTTTCTGCACAAGATCAAGGAATGGAATATCCTATGATTTGTTGGAATTTTGGACGACCTGATAAAGATGGAAAATATTCTGATAGAGTTAAATACGGAATGTTAGGTGTAATTATTCATGAAGTAGGGCATAATTTCTTTCCAATGATTGTAAATTCAGATGAGAGACAATGGACATGGATGGATGAAGGATTGAATACTTTTTTAGAATATTTAACAGAATTGGAATTTGACCCTAATTTTCCAACAGATAGAGGTCCAGCAGATAAAATAGTTCCTTATATGAAAGGAAATCAAAAATATTTAGAGCCAATAATGTCTAACTCTGAAAATATATATAATTTTGGAGCAAACGCTTATGGAAAACCAGCAACAGGATTAAATATTCTTCGTGAAACTATAATGGGGAGAGAGCTTTTTGATCATGCATTTAAAACGTATGCTCAAAGATGGAAGTTTAAACACCCAACACCAGAAGACTTTTTTAGAACAATGGAAGATGCTTCAGCAGTAGATTTAGATTGGTTTTGGAGAGGATGGTTTTATTCTACGGATTATGTTGATATTGGCATTAAAGAAGTAAAACAATATTATGTTTCATCAGAGCCTACTGAAGAAATGAAGAATTTCGTAGCGAGAAGAGGAAGGTCTTTAAGAGATATCGGGCCATTTATTTATTTAGTTGATGAGACACATAAAGAGTTTAATCCAAAGACAAAAAAAGCATTTGAAGTAAAAGATGTTCAAGTTCTCGAAGATTATGTGTCTAAAAATTATACTTCTGAAGAGAAGGCTGCATTAAAAAATCCTAAATATTTTTATGAAGTTGAGTTTGAAAAACCAGGAGGATTAATGATGCCAATTATTGTAGAACTTCAATATGAAGATGGAACTAAAGAGGATTGTAAGTTTCCGGTTCAAATTTGGAGAAAGAATAATGACACAGCAAAAAGAGTATTTGCTACAAATAAAAAAATAGTTAAAATTCAATTAGATCCAAAATTAGAAACCGCTGATATTGACACGGTAAATAATGTGTGGCCAAGTGAAGCAGTGATATCTAAATTTGATGAATTAGATAAGAAATAA
- a CDS encoding carboxypeptidase-like regulatory domain-containing protein — MGKISFVLLLLFSQFFFSQNIPREREVIRGRIIADSMEVAEITIFNVSSNIGAISDVDGRFSITAKAKDTLYFQGLSFVSQKYVLTEKDFWTEELEIRLKVKINELDEVVVTPYTLTGDLEVDTKKIKTYGGFSGIDMNVTKNYGDERFNKGNKITTSPDHFAPNGSNIDFLAIGRGIGRLLGIKKNSKKNASLVLEERRLRDIQSKSFAEHINERFSHHFFISTLKIKNEEIVPFLAYAEMSSYDLVEFLKVENELKLIEYLIDKSKAFKKENEELLHLSDEK, encoded by the coding sequence ATGGGAAAGATTAGTTTTGTTCTATTATTGTTGTTTTCACAATTTTTCTTCTCGCAAAATATCCCAAGAGAAAGAGAAGTAATACGAGGTAGAATTATAGCCGATTCTATGGAAGTAGCCGAAATTACAATTTTTAATGTAAGTTCAAATATAGGAGCAATTTCTGATGTTGATGGTAGATTTTCTATTACTGCAAAAGCAAAAGATACATTATATTTTCAAGGATTATCATTTGTTTCCCAGAAATATGTTCTTACAGAAAAAGACTTTTGGACAGAAGAGTTAGAAATTCGTTTAAAAGTAAAAATAAACGAACTCGATGAAGTTGTAGTCACACCTTATACTTTGACAGGTGATTTAGAAGTAGATACGAAAAAGATAAAAACGTATGGTGGTTTTTCAGGGATTGATATGAATGTAACTAAAAATTATGGAGATGAGAGATTTAATAAAGGTAATAAAATAACAACTTCACCAGATCATTTTGCTCCTAATGGATCTAATATTGATTTTCTAGCTATCGGAAGAGGAATTGGAAGATTATTAGGAATTAAAAAAAACTCAAAAAAAAATGCTTCTTTGGTTCTCGAAGAAAGACGATTGAGAGACATTCAGTCAAAATCATTTGCAGAACATATTAATGAGCGTTTTTCACATCATTTTTTTATATCTACATTGAAAATTAAAAATGAGGAAATTGTTCCTTTTTTAGCGTATGCGGAAATGTCAAGTTATGATTTAGTAGAATTTTTAAAAGTAGAGAATGAATTAAAACTGATAGAATATTTAATAGATAAATCAAAGGCGTTTAAAAAAGAAAATGAAGAATTATTACATTTGTCAGATGAAAAATAA